CCAGTCGTTGATTGCCGCTTTGCATCCCTCTGTGTAGGCGATGTTGAGACCGGCCGTTGGTGGACAGATCTCGTAACCGTTACGGTCGAATCTCGTGTTGATCCCGAGATCCGTCCACCCCTGGCTAAACGTGCTCGGCGGAGGACCTGCAGGGGCCGAGCTTCCCTCAACCTGGAACCCACCCGCAAGACTCCCACTTCCCACAAACTGGCCCAGACAGGGAACCGTGGTGACCACGATCACAGCCAATAAAAATGAGAGCCGCATCAGTTGTACGGCCCCCATTTGAAGTTGTCTCCATGGATCACGGTTTCCGAGCCCTTGCCGACGACTCCTGGCTGCCCCGCCGCAATACTGCTGTCGCTTATGGCCGACAGTCCGGTAATCGCAGTCGAGTTCTTATAGGCAGTGAGAGATGTCCCAACGCATTCCATCGAGAGCACATCCCCAATATTCCACGTCACCGCCGCTGAACCGAGGGACGTGTGAACACCATCGACATACTTCCCCATGAAGGTGTTTGTCCCAGACGCGGCCGCCGCCTCGACGTAGTAATACTTCCGTGTCGCATTAAGACCGCTCCCGCGACATTCGACGCCGATGGTATAGCTGCTCGTCCATCCCGTGGAATAAACGACCAGATCAAGGGATACCCACTGATCGTTCGGAGCCGAATTAACACTCGACTTCCACATGGCCGCGCCATGCGAACTGGTCAGGCCGAATATCTGCAGATCGGTTGTGCCCTTAACGCGGATGCCACCATTGATGTCTTCGAGATAGTTCCACTTGCCGGCGTCTCCGCTGCCACTCCCCAGGACCGACGCCGTCGTGTATCCGCTGTCGAAGTTTTCTGTGACCGTGGCGGCCCCGCGTCCACTGCCGCCGCTGATCGTGTACGTCGCCGTGCCAACAACCGAGTTCGGATAGCTGGTCGCTGCACACATCGCCTTCAGCGGCGACGCCGTCACGCTCGGCGTGGCTCCGGCCGTCGAGCTCGTCGTCGGATCATTGCCATCTTGCGTGGTGTACACCGTCGGCGTAGGCATCCCTGAGGGACAGGTCACCGTCACCGTCGCACCCGAGGCGATCGTGCTTCCGGATGCCGGGCTAAATGACGGCGTCCCCACTGTGTAGTACGCGCTCTTTTCCGAACTGTTTGTTAATCCAGCCTTAGTCGCGATCGCGCGCACCCGCTGCGTAGCTTCCGAGATCGCCGTCGTGTACTCCGTTGATCCGCCGTCGCAGGTTCCTGGCGTCGTTGCGGCCGGTGGGCTACCGTTCGTCGTGAAGCAGATTTTCGCGCCTGAGGTCGCGGTTGCCATCGTGATCGTGCCGCCCGTACCGATCGCGCGGCCATCCGGAGTAAACGTCGGCTGCACCGCATTGAGCAGCCATGTTGAATCCCACGCCACTCGGTGCCAACGGCTCGCTGCTCCAACGTAACGATATTGGTAGTTCGTATCAAACTTGCAGTCACCATCCGATCCCGCATCAGAGGGGCTCGCAGGCGTTCCAGCCGTACACCCGCCCGTGCTTGCTGCTGACTTCATCTGCCCGGAGAGCAGGTTCACCACGCCATCGCCGCTGGCGATCGTGGCGCTGACCTGACCGATCACCCATACGTCGGTCGGTAAACTCGCCCCCGCATCGTGGCAGTTCCCAGCCGTGGAAGTACTCGCCACTACGTAATGCTGGGCCGTCGCCGCTCCATCGAATGTGCAGGTTGCCTGTCCACTCAACGCGATGAATGCACTCCCGCTGGTTGCGCCGCCAGAAACTACGACATACACCGGAACCGCTGTGTCGCTCGTGCCCGCCTTGACTAATTTTCCTGCCGCATCGAACTTCGCGAGTAGCTTGTTCGTCGTCCCAGTGGTGGTGTCGTTTGCGATGCCAGTACCGAACCTGATGCCATTCTCGAACGTCTTCACGCCCTGAATGCTTTCGTCGCCCGTTTTGTGGACTACGGCGGAATCATCCGCCTTTGCTGCTAGACCAGGGAGCGTGCCCTTCGTCTGCGTGGCGAGATCGATCTTTGTTTGTGCGTGCGCAACTACAGAGAAGAACAGCAGCAGCGCGGCGGCCAGGCGCAATCGCATGGAGATCTCCCTAGTAGCGGTAATAAGCGCGATGAACGTCGCCCGTCAGAGGCTTTGCCGATGCCGTATACGTGACTGTGTTCCCCGTGATGGTGTAGTCTGCGCCCGCGCCTTCGATCATCAGCTGGCCGTTCTTGTACAGGCGCAACGACGACGTCGGGCTCGGCGAATTCGTCAGCGTGAAAGCTGCGTTGGTTCCGTTCACCGTTCCCGAAGGCGTTTCCGCATCAGCAAAGTTAGTCGTCGCGCTGCCGGAGCCATCACCCAAGGCGACCCAGGCGGATCCGTTGGACCGGCAAAGGGCAATCGCAGATCCACCTCCTGAACCGCAGTTGCCGCCCGTCAATGCGTCGGTGATGACAACCCATTTGCCCGAGCTGGCAGCGGCAGAAGGCCGGGTTGCGACGGTGAAATCCCCGAGGAAGTTATGCGCGGCGACCAGACCTGCATGAGTATCGAGTTCGGCCTGCGTCGCAATGTCGACAGCGCTAAAGATCGTGCCGTTCGAAACCGGAGCAGTGCCGTTGCCGGCAGATCCGAGCCCCGTCCCGCCGTTTGCCAGCGGCAGTACGCCCTTCACCTGTGTACTGAGATCGAGTTGCGTAACGGCCGCCATCGCCACTAGTGCGAACAGCAGCATGAACGCGATCATCGGCCGCGAAAGCTTTGCTTTGTTCATGAGTGTTCCTTTCCTAGAAAACTGCCCAAACTTTGTCGCCCGATTTCGGTGCGCGCGTCATCGTCACCACATTGCCGCTCACGGTGTAGTCGTCCCCATCCATCAGCTGCTGCCCGTTCCAGTACCAGGTAAAGGAGAGCGAGTCGGCAGGCGCGACACCGATCGTGAACGTTAGACGCGCGCCATCCGGCGATTCGGACGGAATGAATCGCCGCAGATTGCCGGTGGACGTAATCCCGACCACGGTCGCGAGACTGAAGTCCTGGGTTCCGCGGAATTGATTGCTGCCGTTGCGGATCGCGCAGTCATTACCGGCAGGCGGCGGTGCTTGCCCGTTCTCGGGCGTCCTGTTGGCTGGATTGAAAATGCCGCCATCGGCAAAACGAATCCAGTAGCGCATCTCCACGCCGTAAAGCTTGTTGTTGATGTACACGCCGAGCAGCCAGCGGGTCGCGTCGGTGATTCCGCCGCACGAGATCTGGTCGTTCCCATACAGCGTGAAGCTAAAAGCCCCAGTGGCGGCATTGACGGGAGCCGGCGAAGGGTTTCCGCCGCCCGTGGCTACGCCCGGAACCGTGGGCGTGTTGTCTCCGCAATTCCAAAGGCGCGCCCGGATCTCGCAATTCTTTCCACATGCCCCGCCGCCCAGGTCCTTCACATTGCCAGACACGGTCACCTGGCTTTTAGCGGTCAACACGGTGAGAAAGACGAAGAAGAAAAGCACAATCGCAGCGGCGATCAGGCGCGCAATTGTGGAGGATTTCATAGGCCCGAGCCTACGTCAGTCGGCCTTTTTCTAATGCGGAGTTTGCGGACTTTGCGGAGTTTTATTCCAAAATAAGAGCGACGCCGCCGCGTCGCCCATCGGTATACAAATGTTTAGTAGTTGGAGACCAGCAACTCGCCGAATTTCCTTCGCTTCGCCGCCTGCTTTGCCAGCGTGTATTTCACCTCGATCCGTCGCACCTTCAGCCCACAGGCGCGTGCCTCTTCACGCACCAATTCCGAATCGTCATAGCTCAGCAGAAACTTGCCTTTGACGTTCGCGAGCGACCGAATCAGCTCCCGATGGCGATCTTCTGCCAGAGTCTCGTAGCGGCCATTGCGGCCGAACGACGTGTAGGGCGGATCACAATAGAAGAACGTGTCCGGAGAATCGTAACGCCGGATGCAGTCGGCAAAGTCGCGGCGCTCCACCTGGACGTCGTGGAGCCGCGTCGCCGTCTTTGTCAGGATCTCGCGTACGGTGGCGATCGATTTATGGACCGCCCGCGCGTGCGATCGCAGCGATGCAATTGCGGTCGTCGCGAAGTGCTCACCCTTTGCTCCGA
The sequence above is a segment of the Terriglobales bacterium genome. Coding sequences within it:
- a CDS encoding DNA adenine methylase, coding for MNAPFGWPGGKKNLKLQLLKLIPKHRCYVEVFSGSAKLLFAKDPSQWEILNDWNSDLINFFRVAKYRAAELAQAFDIEIVHAERFLDWKGAHPTDEIHRAMRFAYLTWWSFGAKGEHFATTAIASLRSHARAVHKSIATVREILTKTATRLHDVQVERRDFADCIRRYDSPDTFFYCDPPYTSFGRNGRYETLAEDRHRELIRSLANVKGKFLLSYDDSELVREEARACGLKVRRIEVKYTLAKQAAKRRKFGELLVSNY
- a CDS encoding chitobiase/beta-hexosaminidase C-terminal domain-containing protein — its product is MRLRLAAALLLFFSVVAHAQTKIDLATQTKGTLPGLAAKADDSAVVHKTGDESIQGVKTFENGIRFGTGIANDTTTGTTNKLLAKFDAAGKLVKAGTSDTAVPVYVVVSGGATSGSAFIALSGQATCTFDGAATAQHYVVASTSTAGNCHDAGASLPTDVWVIGQVSATIASGDGVVNLLSGQMKSAASTGGCTAGTPASPSDAGSDGDCKFDTNYQYRYVGAASRWHRVAWDSTWLLNAVQPTFTPDGRAIGTGGTITMATATSGAKICFTTNGSPPAATTPGTCDGGSTEYTTAISEATQRVRAIATKAGLTNSSEKSAYYTVGTPSFSPASGSTIASGATVTVTCPSGMPTPTVYTTQDGNDPTTSSTAGATPSVTASPLKAMCAATSYPNSVVGTATYTISGGSGRGAATVTENFDSGYTTASVLGSGSGDAGKWNYLEDINGGIRVKGTTDLQIFGLTSSHGAAMWKSSVNSAPNDQWVSLDLVVYSTGWTSSYTIGVECRGSGLNATRKYYYVEAAAASGTNTFMGKYVDGVHTSLGSAAVTWNIGDVLSMECVGTSLTAYKNSTAITGLSAISDSSIAAGQPGVVGKGSETVIHGDNFKWGPYN